The region CTTATCCGCTCGGATGGCTGGCATATCGCCGTCTTACAAGAGCCAGTGCCAGTCTACTTCAAGGCGGATGAGGTGATCGGGCAAGGAAAACTCAGCCTGCCCGTATCGCTCATTGAATCGAGTCACGTGCCGATGCAACCCCAGCCACCCGTGGTACGGTATCGCTACATTCGCGAGTTAGCGGGGTTACGATCGGATAATTTTGTGTTCGAAACCCGGCTCCGCCATGATTACCGGATCGGGGCCGCCGCTTGTCAGCAGACGCGCCTGATGATCCATGGTGTTGGCGATATGTTTTTTATACCGCTGTCGGCGAAAGGTTGCGTTTCTGATTTGTTTCTAGGCGTAGCGGACCACCAGGTAGATGGACACAATACAGACCTGTCGGCCTTCGGGGTTAACTTGTCCAAATGGGTTACGCTGCGTTGTGCGGTTATCCAGAACAAGGCACGCATTTGGGTGAACGGGCAACTCGCTTATCAAGCAATTATTCGGACGTCGCCGGTCGATCTGGTCGGGATTACGTACGAATTTACGGGGACAGGGTCGGTTGATTATTGCCGGTTCAGCCGCCCGACGGGTGAACTCGTCTTTGCCGATAGCTTTGACTCACGAGCCAACCCACTCACCAGCAAAAAGTAGTTTGGCCTGGTCTAGTTGTAAACGGTTGTCAATGTCGATTTCAGTCGATTAAATAGTTCCTGAACTATCGGTAACTAAGCGGTTCTGTTCATGGATGAACCACCGGCTTATTGGGCTTCCAACAGACTTTGGTTAACGATTACTAATACCCAGAAGCCATTCATACACTTAATATCAGATAATCCTCCTCAGTGAGACGCGGAAGCATTCATGTATCCGCTTCAAGAACTGGGCTTTTGGTGAGACGGTTGATATTCACTTGCCCTCATTTAACAAATCTTAACTTGGAGACAAAAGTCTGGCCGTCCACCTTTGCTTGACCACTAAGATCGGCTAAGCTTGTGAAGTTCTTCCTGTTTTCCGCTTGCCTAATTTTCTCGGCAATTAACAGTATGTATGCTCAGTATACGCAACGTGCGGTTGGGGGCTATACTGTCTTTACCATTCCCTTCGAAGGCGATTCGGTCACATTTGCCGTAGTTGCTAAGCCAGGCGAGCTAAGAGCCAGGAAGCCTATTTTTTTGTTTCGGCAAGGCTCCCTGCCTATTCCCTTGTTTACAATCAATCCCAAAAATAATCGGCCTTCGTTAACGGAGTTACCGATTAGTTGCTACGATCATGAAGCAGAGTACTATAGTATCATGATTGCGAAGCCCGGTGTTCCAATCATTGCAAATGATGCCTATTTAGATACGTTGTTTACGACTCGAAACAATCCAAAACCAGCTATGTATCCACCCCAGTACCAGGCTCATAATTATCTGGACTACTATGTACGTCAGACGAACGCCGTCCTGAAATTTGTGCTTCAGCAACCTTGGGCCGATGTTAAACGAGTAGTGTTGGCGGGTGGTTCGGAAGGGTACGGCGTGGCTATTAAGACCGCTTACTCCAACCCTGAAGTGACTCACTTGATTGCTTTTTCAGGCTTCCTGGACGGTCGCCAACAAGGCATTATACGAGAGGAGCGGATGAAAGGGTACACCGGAGAATATACCCAGGAGCAGGCGCAGCAACGTGTAAACGGATTACAGCAGCAGTGGAGCCAGATTTGTGCTGACTCATTAAACACATCGGCTAAAGTGGGTGATCCCAATCGGACGCACTATTCGTTCTCGATTGACTTTAGAGGGTACCTGCTGGCCTTGACGATACCCATTTTAATCATTTATGGTACGGCCGATATAGGGGCTACCTCCAATGATGTTTTACCGCTTGAATTTGCTAAGCGAGGTAAGAAAAACTTAGACATTAAAGCTTATCCTAATCACGATCACACCTTTTACAAACTAACTTATGATGGTAAAGGCAAAATCATTAGTAAAATTTATAACGGGGTTGCCGTTGAAAAAGATTATTTTCAGTGGTTACACGAGCACTAGCCAGATCGCTTTTCCAAACATTGTATGAAACCAATTGTCCTGCTGGTAACGGCTACTTTTAATGGGTTAGGGCTTACCACTCTATTGGGTCAAACCAGGTATGCTACTGCGGACACGGCGTATGTCCAAGCGGTCGAACAAGCCTTAGGTCATCTTGAAAAAGGGCAGTGTCAGCCATGTTTAACCGCCTATCAAAAGGCTTTCAAAATTGCCCAGAAAAGTGCCCTTAGTACGATGAGAGCGGCACTTTGTGCCTATCAGTGTCAGCAGCCCGCGTTAGCCAAAACCTATATTCAGCAAGCGGTTGACATTAATTACTCGATCGCAGAGGATATTTGGATTGACTATTAGTCTGCCCCTGAGTTCACCCCTTTTCGTACGTCCACGATGAAGGATTTAGTGCAGGACATATTCGAAAAAAAAGATGCTCAGTTAGGGATTAATCAGTCGTTGAAAGCTCAATTACAGACGATTTATACCACCGATCAACAGCCACGCTCCCGTATCGATTCCCTTATACGTGTCTACGGGCAGAACTCGCCTCAACTGCAGCAACTCTGGCAGTCTATCCACCGGGAAGATTCTATCAACTTGGTTAAGATCGAGCAGATTATCCGGCAATATGGATACCCTGGCCGACGTTTAGTGGGGGCTAAACTAGCTAATACGGCTTGGTTAATCATTCAGCATTCACCCTTAGCAATTCAGGAGAAGTACTTCCCTCTTATTGAACAAGCCGCCAATCAGGAGGAGATGTCAAAAACAAATATGGCGCTATTGATTGATCGGATTCGCGTGTACAAAGGGCAGAATCAGCTATATGGTACTCAAGTTAAGATTGAGTCAACAGGTCAGAAATCCTTTTATCCAATTGAAGACCAGAAAAACGTGAATAAACGCCGGTCTCAAGTCGGATTAGATTCCTTAGAAGAGTATGCCAAACAGTTTGGTTTTGAGTATAAGCCCACCGGCAACTAGTGCCATTGGTTATCAATTAGTACTCTCTCAAAACGCTCCTTGAAGTGAGATTAACCAAGAATAGTTACAACTACAAATCGCATCCTCCGCGGCTGCGGTTTAAAACCAACGATTGGCTTAAAGAGGCTGAATAAATGCGTAGGCTACGAATACCGTTTGACGGATTTAAAGGTGTAATTGGTTTTTAATTCAATCGCGGCAAACGCGAACGCGGTCAATTAAACGACTGCCGGAATTCCAGCGGAGATAGATTCGTTTTTAATTTAAATAATTTGCTGAATGACTGCGGGTGTTCAAATCCCAACTGATACGCGATTTCGCCTACAGTCAGGTTGCTGATCGTCAGCACTTGTTTAGCTTTCTCGATGAGTTTTTGGTGAATGTATTGCTGCGTGTTCTGCCCGGTGAGCGACCGCAACAGGTCGCTTAAATAGCGGGGCGAAACCTGTAATTGGTCCGAAAGGAATTGAACCGTTGGCAACCCGTCCAGCAAGGCAGTCTCATCGGCAAAATAGGTATGCAGCAACCTATCGACCTTTTCCAGCAACGCATTATTGATCGGTTTACGGGTTCTAAACTGGCGTTGATAGAATCGCTGACTGTAGTTCAGCATGAGCTCCAACTGCGCTACTAATACATCCTGACTGAGGTCGTCGATGGCTGTTTCCAGCTCGTCGCCAATATTCTTCGCCATCGCGGTAATAATCTTTTTTTCTTTATCCGACAGGTGTAGCGATTCAGTAACCGAATAAGAGAAAAAGCAGTAATTTTTGATCTTGGTATCCAACGGGTAGTTCCGTAGAAAATCGGGATGTATCAGCAACGTGAAGCCTGAGCTGGACTCCGCGGTTTGAAGGCCTGTTAACGGCTGCCCGGGTGATGAAAAAAACATACCGCCTTCATCAAAATCATACGTAGTTTGCCCGTATCGCATTTTGCAACCCGCCGATTCGTTGTAGGTAATGTTGTAAAACTCCATAACAAAGGTAGGTGCCAGCATCTCAGTGGTGATCTGTACGTTGTTTTGGTCCAGTAGGCTGATTAGCGGATGCAGTGGTTTCGGTAAACCAAAAGCCCGTTGCATTTCGGTAATAGACTGGTAGATACGTGGTTTGTGTTTTGGTTCCCCTTTCATGGTTTTCTTAATAAATGCCGGTACATTGTGTTAACACAGTGTACCGGCAAAGCAATTCCTAAAATTACACGTTTACTTGGGCAAGCATTTGCTTCAACCCTTCTCTGAAAGCCTCATCACCTGCGGCAAGGCGCTGGGCATACCAGGCTTTTGCATCGTCGCCACATACATAGCGTAGGGTATTTGTGCCATCCGTAGCCGCTCCATACACCACTTCGGCAATTTGCTCGGCCGTAGACACCGCTTTATCGGGCGCCAGCATAGCCGTAAATCGATTCATTATCGCTTCGTAGGCTGGGTGAGCGGCAAAAATGGCTCTATCGGCTATTTCAGTAGCCACCAGGCCAGGCTCTATGGTCTTAATGCCAATGCCGAACTCGTTCAACTCAAATGACAGACTTTCGCTCCAGCCCTCCAGCGCCCATTTGCTGGCGTCGTACATGGAGCTGACGGGAAAACCCATCAAACCGGCCGAAGACCCAGTGGTGATAAATAACCCGGCTTTCTGCTCCCGGAAGTAAGGAATAAACGCCTGCGTCACCCGAACTACGCCCAGGAAATTGGTTTCCATCTGCCGAACGATCTCTTCATCGCTGATGGCTTCCAGGGCACCCAGCAACGCATAGCCGGCATTATTAAATACTACATCGACAGGTCCCAGCACCAGCGCCTTCTGTGCTGTTTCTTTAATCTGTTTCCTATCCGTTACGTCCAATGGGAGCAGCGTGACATTGGCCAACCCATTAAGTTCTTTTTCGTTTTCTGGTTTACGCATGGTAGCAATCACATGCCAGCCTTTGGCCGCAAACAGTTTTGCCGTTGCCTTACCTATTCCAGCTGAAGCGCCCGTAATAAAAATAGTCTTTGTCATTTTTTCTCGTGTATTTTCGAGTGACAAAGCTCCTGCGCTAACGCTGACCGGCTGTAGTGAAAGTGGTATATCTTGTAGTCAAAATGGTAAAGAACTCGTTCCCAATTATTTTTTTACGATGTTCTATTCCCCACTCAGTTAGGTCACGCGGTTTTTTTATGCACCCACTTATAAAAGCCCATTCTCAATTAATGCTCCTAACAAGAAATGGACTAAAAGTTTAGCTTATAGAGCCAATAGCGTTTCCCATACATGGGGGCCAACTCTTTGTCTTGTTTGAAGCCTAGTGCTTCATACATCTGACGAGCGGCATTCATGAATTCGCTGGTGTGCAGAGCCACTCCGATTTCGCTAGTGGCCTGAGCATGCTGGACACAAAGCTGGGTCAATTTTCTGCCGATGCCCAAGCCTCGATACGTAGGATCTACTCCTAGTAGACGGATATAACTCCAATCGGCGGGAAAAATAGTGGTAGGGTTGCCCTTCGGCACCAAGAAGATGACACCGGCTAACTGGTTATCTTTTTCACAAACAAAGGCAGCGGCTTTGCCCAGTAGCTCGACAAACAGGCTCTTATTGGCTAGATTGGTTTCCATCCTGGCCCAATCCGCTGGGGCTAGAACCGCTTGATAATCGTGATAGGCACTTAGTGTCAACCCAACGATGTTGGGAACGTCGGAAATATTTGCCTTACGGTACGTCAAATTATGATTGACCATCTTTCGTACTATCCAAGAGCTAACGGGATAGCCAAAGTACGAAAATAATAGATAAGCATTTATGTGCTGTGCATCTCTTTAAAGGCTCCCAACTGAGATATCAAATGTTGCTCTGAAAAGGCGTTTAAATCAACAGTTCCGTAAGGCTCTGTAACCGGGAAGAGGGGATAAACCTAAAAAGATGGTAGCGATGGCCGACCATCAAATTGCCAGTTGGCTACCGCCATCACTCGGATGTAAAACACTTCTTTTACAAACGATAAATTTAGGAGAAAGCACTTAACTTAGATTATACAGCAAGAATCACCGTAGCCTAAAGAGTTTGCAAAGAGTATTGGTCAATAACCTTTATTAGCACTTATTCGTGCGGCCCTAATACACCAAAAACTATGAAAAATCGACACAGGTCTCTTCTCCTGTTCTTCGTGTTTACAGTTCTTGGAGGCTTCAACCTGTCAAGCCTGCTAGGTCGTCCCATTTTTGAGAACATGCGAGGGGGAGATGTTGCACACCTGATCGGCACAATTGTGATGTTCGGGCTTGCCATCTTGTGTCTTAAGGAATACTTTTTCGGCCGTCGCTCATCATGAAGACTGGGCATCCCCAGCAATAGTATAGTAGTACGTGTCTGCGACGCAGACTCCGCTTCACGTATTCGCACTTATACAACAGGTCGTACGCTACTGCTGACGTTGGACAGTTATTAAAAAGTTAGTATCTCATTAAAGGCTCCCTCCTGAGACGCCGAAGCATTTATTGATCTGCTTCATAGTTGGGGCGTTTAATTGGCCAGCCTCTTATAAAAACTGTCAAGTGGCCAGCAGTCGGTGCGCCGACCCGGGTCTGACCGTCGCCACTGCGGTACTATTCGTAGCATACGAAGTACACCTCTTTAACATTTGGTGACTCATTGGTGAGTATTACTTGTAAGTCTTACAGTCCGGCGACATAAGTCTGACCTAAATAAGTAGCAGGTAAGTCATTTAGAAAAGGTGGTAAAATTTACCACCTTTTCTACCCTTCTCAGGCCAAGCGTCACGTACGCTTAAGTTCGTTCACAATCGACTGTAGTGTCTGAATCATTTCTTCGCAGGTTGAGACAAGACTTTCCGAAGGATAAGATAGCTTTTGCACCAACGAGACCACTTGACTAACTTTATATTGTAAATTCACGTTCTGCCCATCGGCTGATGATCTTGTGATAGCTGGCTGAGGGCTATGATCGGACTTCAGAACTGCGATTAGTTCATTGGGGGTCGCAATTGGGGATATCGGCTCCTGACGATCACCAAGGGCAATTACATCGCCTTTATTCAGTTTTACTTTCCGGGCTAGCACTTCCTTCTTAAGCGGCTCCGCCAGCTTATCGAGCCCTTTGGCGTAACTCGCATCCAGTCGGATAGTTTTGGGACTTACTTTAAACTGATCAGCCAAAACCTGTTCGGTACGAATCGGGTCTTTTTTCGGTAGAATAGCGCTTTTTGACGCGGGATGCAGGGGTAAGCTCTCCACCTGGCCAGGCCTACCCAATTTCTTCTTGAGTGCATTGTACTTCTGCCCACGTAGATACGACATTTGCTCAGGTGTAAGATTGCGCCGACCGAGCTGGTTGTCAATCATAAAATTTTTTACCGCATCTATATCCGTAAACTCCCGCAGCGATATCTTAAAATCTATGCTGTTTCGCTTGCAGATGCCATAGCGGTTGTGTCCATCGATCAACAGGTACTGTACTTCTTCTTGTGGGCCGTCTTCAATAGAGCGTTGCCAAACAAGTAGTGGCTCCCGACAACCCTCATTTTTGATATTCTCTTCTAGCTGCTTGTATTCATCTTCCAGCAGCGGAGGTATCAATGATTCAAGCTCGGCAAGGATCGAAATCTGCTTTTTAATGTGCTCTTGCTGAACCAGACTTCCCCCTTCCTTGCGGATCAACGGTTTTTCGCCAAACTGATTTAATATTTTCTTCATAGGAAGGTACCGTCAGGGTGTTAGTAAGAAAGATTCCCCAGGTATTCGTTAGCCAGAGCCTGGTAATCCTGAGCGCCGGGCGAAGCCGGATGGTAACGAAAAATGTCGAGTTGAGCATATTGTGACTCCTTCAAAGCTGCACTTAACCGAATCTCCGTCTGAAATACGACAAAGTCAGCCAGATCCTGCCGAACAGCCTGAATGATCTCTTTATGGAGCACGAGCCGTCGGTCAACCCGGGTGAGAAGAACCCCATCAATCGTCAACCGTTCGTTAAAAAATCGACGGATCTCCTCAATTAACTCAAACAAATTATTCATTCCTTTAACGGCCGAGGTTTCAGGCTCCAGCACGACCAGGGCTGATGTTGACGCAATCAGCGCCGAATTGGTAAAGATGTTCAGCGCCGGCGGACAGTCGATGAGAATGAAATCGTATTTATCCAACACCGGAGCCAGGGAAGCCTTCAATCGCAGTGAGCCGCTGGGCGAATGGGTCAAATCCCGTTCGTACTTCGCCAATTCGAGATTACTCGGCACCAAATCGAAGTTTTCAGTAACCCCCAAAACAGGTAGTTCTTTTTGATGAACCAGCGCTTCGTAAAGCTGCTCTTCGGGATTGTCGACCCCTACGCTCTGGGAAAGGTTTCCCTGAGAATCCATATCCACAATCAGCACCTTGTAGGTCTGGAGAGCCAGTGCCCGGCCAAGGTTTATAGTAGTCGTGGTTTTACCAACACCTCCTTTGTGGTTTACAACGGAAATTACCCGGGCCTTCCTGTATCGGAATTCCGTCAGACCGTACTCTAGCAAAACAGGCTCAAGGGCTGTAAGATGTTTTTGATTTAGCGTACGGTGGCCAGCTAATGCTTTGGGCAGGGTGCTTACCGGCAGTCCAGCTTCTTTTTCAATAGCGGAAACAGAGAGAGCTGGTTTCTTGCTTAAAAATTGGACGGCTTCTTGATGAGTAAGCATAAGAGTGGTGTAAAATATGTCTCAATATTAGGGCTTATTTAGATGATAGCAAGATATTTGACTAAAAATAAAGACATTTTGTTAGTGTATATTTCGGTTACCCTTAATTATGTCATCAAAGTAGTTAGGCTATAATTTACAAGTAGACCGTATCCTACGGATGGCGTTTGACAGAAATTAGAAATTGAGTGTATCGCAAAAACACTCATTAATTTGGGCCGCTCTAGTTAGTACGTCTTGGGTAGACGTACATTTGTCAAAACATTTGTCTGAGCTTCTGGGGATGGCCCAACCTAAAAAGCGCCGATCTTTGCAAAACTTTACTTCGGTGTAAAAACGTTATATTTGTCAAACAACTCTCAATGTGATGGCAACAGAATCAAAAGCCCCCAAAACCTCGGCCAAGAAGTCGTCGGCCAGTGGCCAGTTGGCTCCCAAGTCAAATATGAAGGCAGGGCTAGGCTTATTTAAGGATAAAATCGTCTGCGAGTCGTCGGCTTGGGAAGATGACCTGCGAGTGACGATTAAGCAATGAAGAAATATTTACTGGATACACATATTATTATCTGGTGGCTAACCGATTCACCAGACTTACCAGCCTCCATCCGAACGATTCTTCAAAACCGTACCAATGAATTCTACGTTAGCCATGAAAGCCTACGTGAGATTGTCATCAAGGCTAAGCTAAAGCGGGCTGATTTCCAATTAAATGGTATTACTATTGCGGAAATTGCCAATGCGTTACGCAAAACGCTGGGTGTGAAACTACTCTCATCGCGGGTCGTCTACCTAGCGAAATTGGAAGCCCTGATACCGGTACACAACGACCCCTTCGACCATATTCTGATTAGCCAGGCCATTGTTGAGCGTTTGATCCTAATTAGCCACGATGGCAATTTTCCCTTCTACGAAGCACAAGGCCTAAAGCTACTAAGAGCTTAAGTTAAATATGCTACTGCCCGCAATTTGTAGGTCACTAGCTGAAGAGGCACCTATTCAACATAATCGTCTCACTAAACTGCCTAAATTATTATGAAGGATATATGATGTATCTGCTTCAAGAAATGGACTTCTCCTTAAACGATGTATCTTTTGAAGAACTAGTTATTACTATTTCTTCTCTCTATTACGTTATATATGGATGCAACCAACTGACTATTAGGTGCATCTTCTCGAAAACGCTCTTTATCAGTACGCATTTTTGAGACCGTTTCGCCTATTTTTATGTTATTTGGCTACGCACGCGTATCAACGCAAGATCAGAATTTAGCTCTACAATTGGATGACCTGAAAAAAGCAGGCTGTCAAAAAATCTTTCAAGAAAAAGTGTCTTCGGCAAAAGTACGGCCACAGCTTCAAAAAATGCTGGAGGTTTTGCGACAAGGCGACACCCTCATCGTTTGGAAGCTGGATCGACTAGGCAGATCACTAAAAGAGCTTTTTACATTGATCAATGACTTTCAAGCTAAAGAAATTGGCTTCCGAAGTTTGAATGATGCCATTGATACCACTACGGCTCAAGGACGTTTAGTGTTTAATTTATTTGCCTCGCTGGCCGAGTTCGAACGGGATATGATCCGGGAACGTACCAAGGCGGGTCTAGCGGCAGCTCGTGCCAGGGGACGAGTGGGCGGCCGTCCGAAAGGACTCTCTGCTGAAGCTCAAGCGAAAGCACGGGCCGTGAAGTCTATATATGCCCTCAAGACGCATACTATTTTAGAGATTGGTCAGTTGTTTCACCTAAGCCGAGCAACGGTGTATCGATATCTAGCTTGGAAGGAAGCACACAAAGATTGAGTAGTGAAGGACATTGCTTCATAAAACGGGCCTTTAATGGAACGACTTGTTTTAATAACTGTCAACTTCTATGCGTCGCATACAATGATATGGTATCCGTCTTAATTGCCCTTAAATCGGACTACCTCACGTAAACTAATTATCGGTTTGTACATCGTCATTCCGGATGCCTCGTTTATTTTTCTTGATCGCTTCTTTTAGCTTGCCGAATTTATAGTTCAGGCTAACAGTAAAGGACCGAAAATAATCGCGTCGAAGATCTACTTGGTTGAAGTTCGGCCCGAACGTTTCACGATATGCATTCCGGAACTGGGTAAACGGATTATTGACGGCTGCTGAGAGGGCTAATTTGTAGTTAAACATATCTTTACTCACGCTCAACGAGGAACTCACTATTGAATTAGTAGTACCCTGAATGTTGATATTGGGGCCAACTACGTTCAGGTTGCCGTTCACCCGCCAGCCTTTGGCCAGTTTGTAGCCCGTTGACAAGTTCGCTTGGTACATAAAGCCCTGATTAGAAACCGCCTGACCATCGACCACGCCAAAGACCCTACCATGGGCAACCCGAGAGTTCAGGCTTAAATTCCAGTTCTTATTAATCGAATAATTGCTATTCAGCATCAGCATAAATAACCGCGCTCGTCCTGTATTACCAAACGTTAAGCGGGTAATATTGGTCTGGGGATTGAAAACGGCCACCGCCATGATCATGTCCCGTAAGTGAGTATAGCCTAAACCGATGTTTAGGGAGACTTTT is a window of Spirosoma linguale DSM 74 DNA encoding:
- a CDS encoding hypothetical protein (KEGG: geo:Geob_0938 alpha/beta hydrolase fold protein) — its product is MYAQYTQRAVGGYTVFTIPFEGDSVTFAVVAKPGELRARKPIFLFRQGSLPIPLFTINPKNNRPSLTELPISCYDHEAEYYSIMIAKPGVPIIANDAYLDTLFTTRNNPKPAMYPPQYQAHNYLDYYVRQTNAVLKFVLQQPWADVKRVVLAGGSEGYGVAIKTAYSNPEVTHLIAFSGFLDGRQQGIIREERMKGYTGEYTQEQAQQRVNGLQQQWSQICADSLNTSAKVGDPNRTHYSFSIDFRGYLLALTIPILIIYGTADIGATSNDVLPLEFAKRGKKNLDIKAYPNHDHTFYKLTYDGKGKIISKIYNGVAVEKDYFQWLHEH
- a CDS encoding conserved hypothetical protein (KEGG: shl:Shal_2645 hypothetical protein) — its product is MKDLVQDIFEKKDAQLGINQSLKAQLQTIYTTDQQPRSRIDSLIRVYGQNSPQLQQLWQSIHREDSINLVKIEQIIRQYGYPGRRLVGAKLANTAWLIIQHSPLAIQEKYFPLIEQAANQEEMSKTNMALLIDRIRVYKGQNQLYGTQVKIESTGQKSFYPIEDQKNVNKRRSQVGLDSLEEYAKQFGFEYKPTGN
- a CDS encoding transcriptional regulator, AraC family (PFAM: helix-turn-helix- domain containing protein AraC type~SMART: Helix-turn-helix, AraC domain~KEGG: scl:sce6224 AraC family transcriptional regulator), which translates into the protein MKGEPKHKPRIYQSITEMQRAFGLPKPLHPLISLLDQNNVQITTEMLAPTFVMEFYNITYNESAGCKMRYGQTTYDFDEGGMFFSSPGQPLTGLQTAESSSGFTLLIHPDFLRNYPLDTKIKNYCFFSYSVTESLHLSDKEKKIITAMAKNIGDELETAIDDLSQDVLVAQLELMLNYSQRFYQRQFRTRKPINNALLEKVDRLLHTYFADETALLDGLPTVQFLSDQLQVSPRYLSDLLRSLTGQNTQQYIHQKLIEKAKQVLTISNLTVGEIAYQLGFEHPQSFSKLFKLKTNLSPLEFRQSFN
- a CDS encoding short-chain dehydrogenase/reductase SDR (PFAM: short-chain dehydrogenase/reductase SDR; KR domain protein; NAD-dependent epimerase/dehydratase~KEGG: atc:AGR_L_595 hypothetical protein); its protein translation is MTKTIFITGASAGIGKATAKLFAAKGWHVIATMRKPENEKELNGLANVTLLPLDVTDRKQIKETAQKALVLGPVDVVFNNAGYALLGALEAISDEEIVRQMETNFLGVVRVTQAFIPYFREQKAGLFITTGSSAGLMGFPVSSMYDASKWALEGWSESLSFELNEFGIGIKTIEPGLVATEIADRAIFAAHPAYEAIMNRFTAMLAPDKAVSTAEQIAEVVYGAATDGTNTLRYVCGDDAKAWYAQRLAAGDEAFREGLKQMLAQVNV
- a CDS encoding GCN5-related N-acetyltransferase (PFAM: GCN5-related N-acetyltransferase~KEGG: mlo:mlr8209 hypothetical protein); its protein translation is MVNHNLTYRKANISDVPNIVGLTLSAYHDYQAVLAPADWARMETNLANKSLFVELLGKAAAFVCEKDNQLAGVIFLVPKGNPTTIFPADWSYIRLLGVDPTYRGLGIGRKLTQLCVQHAQATSEIGVALHTSEFMNAARQMYEALGFKQDKELAPMYGKRYWLYKLNF
- a CDS encoding hypothetical protein (KEGG: mms:mma_0759 hypothetical protein); translated protein: MKKILNQFGEKPLIRKEGGSLVQQEHIKKQISILAELESLIPPLLEDEYKQLEENIKNEGCREPLLVWQRSIEDGPQEEVQYLLIDGHNRYGICKRNSIDFKISLREFTDIDAVKNFMIDNQLGRRNLTPEQMSYLRGQKYNALKKKLGRPGQVESLPLHPASKSAILPKKDPIRTEQVLADQFKVSPKTIRLDASYAKGLDKLAEPLKKEVLARKVKLNKGDVIALGDRQEPISPIATPNELIAVLKSDHSPQPAITRSSADGQNVNLQYKVSQVVSLVQKLSYPSESLVSTCEEMIQTLQSIVNELKRT
- a CDS encoding Cobyrinic acid ac-diamide synthase (PFAM: Cobyrinic acid ac-diamide synthase~KEGG: lip:LIA029 chromosome-partitioning ATPase), encoding MLTHQEAVQFLSKKPALSVSAIEKEAGLPVSTLPKALAGHRTLNQKHLTALEPVLLEYGLTEFRYRKARVISVVNHKGGVGKTTTTINLGRALALQTYKVLIVDMDSQGNLSQSVGVDNPEEQLYEALVHQKELPVLGVTENFDLVPSNLELAKYERDLTHSPSGSLRLKASLAPVLDKYDFILIDCPPALNIFTNSALIASTSALVVLEPETSAVKGMNNLFELIEEIRRFFNERLTIDGVLLTRVDRRLVLHKEIIQAVRQDLADFVVFQTEIRLSAALKESQYAQLDIFRYHPASPGAQDYQALANEYLGNLSY
- a CDS encoding PilT protein domain protein (PFAM: PilT protein domain protein~KEGG: mpo:Mpop_3315 PilT protein domain protein), which codes for MKKYLLDTHIIIWWLTDSPDLPASIRTILQNRTNEFYVSHESLREIVIKAKLKRADFQLNGITIAEIANALRKTLGVKLLSSRVVYLAKLEALIPVHNDPFDHILISQAIVERLILISHDGNFPFYEAQGLKLLRA